The Methanosarcina barkeri str. Wiesmoor DNA segment TGAACCCAAAGAAGAGATATTCGAGCACCTTGCAAAAGTCCTTCCCAAAGGAAGTAAAGTTTCCTACCGCCTTTATGAAAAGGGCCTTCGGAGAATTTTGGACAGTAATTTCCTCTTTGAACTGCCTTCAGGATTTGAAGAATATCTCAGGGTTCAGCCGGAACCTCCAGTTAATAATACGGTTGTATTTTTAAAGAGATAAGATCTTCTGGAGATTATAGAAAGTGGTTTTCAAAATTTGTATCTATAATATCAGTTCTCAGAAGGGCTAAGGAAGTAGTGTAAGCAGTGGAAGCTCTTTTTAGATATAATGGTAGTATAAATATGCAGCAGTAATATGCAGCCTGCACTCAGAAGCAAAAATAAGACTTCCTGAGCTCTGATCTTTGTTCTGTAATAAGCTTTTTCGTGGTCCCTTCCGTAGCCTCTGCAAAGTATGCTTATATAGGTTCTTTCTCCCTTGAAAATTGAACTAATACTGTTTCCTACCTGCTCGATGACCCATTTTCTTTGCACATCTTTGTTCCATATATCAAAGAGTGTTGTTTGCTGTGTTGTTATGGTTTGTACTTTTATATTTCTGAAGTTTGAGAGATAATTATACAAATCTTCCCAACCTATTTTTTTCGATGCAGCGTATCATTCTCCATGTAGATATGGACTCTTTTTATGCAGCCATTGAAGAGCGGGAAAACCCTGAACTTCAGGGAAAAGCCGTCGTGGTCTGCATGCTTTCCGGAAGAAGCGAGCTCAGTGGGGCTGTAAGTACCTGTAATTATACCGCACGAGAGTCCGGGATCAAGGCAGGCATGTCATGTTCGAAGGCAAAGAAACTGAACCCTGAAGCAGTTTTCCTGCCTGTACGAAAGGATTTCTATACTTCGGTCTCGGACCGGGTTATGGAAATTCTCAGGAGTTATGCGGATGCCAGGGAGATAGGGGAAGCGTTTGAACAGATAAGCATAGACGAAGCCTTCCTGGAAATTACTGAAAAAACAGGTGGGGATTTTAACCTTGCCTTTGAGATTGGAACCCAGATCAAGAATGAAGTAAAGGATAAAGAGAAGCTGACATGTTCAGTAGGGGTAGGCCCAAATAAGCTTATTGCCAAGATGGCATCCTCTGTCCAGAAACCCGATGGGATTACTGTTATAAGTCCGGATAAATTTGAGAGCTTTCTCTGGCCTCTCAAGGTATCTAAACTCTGGGGAATAGGGAATGTAACCGCAGGAAAACTGCAGGAAATGGGCATAGTCACAATAAAAGATCTTGCTGAACACGACGTTATTGACCTGATCTCAACTTTCGGAAAAACGCGGGGAGTCTGGCTTAAACAGGCTGCATCAGGCATCGATGATTCCCCTCTGAAAGAAAAGGACGGCTCAGAACAGATAGGAAGGATCGCAACTCTGCCTGAGGATACTCTCGACGTTAATCTTATCTCTCAGCTACTTGACAGGCTGGCAGGGGATGTAATTTCAAAACTCGATTCAAGGGAGCTTTCCTTCAGGACTGTAACTATTACGGTCATAAATTCAAAGTTCAGGATGTACACTAAAAGCCGTACACTAAACCACCCGGCCTATTCAAAGGAAACTCTTCTCGAGGTGACTCGCGAAATCCTTAATGAGTTCCTTTCAGAAAGCCGGACTGAGTTCAGGCGTGTAGGTGTCAGGGTAGGAGAACTTCAAAAAAGAATGGGCCAGAAAAGCCTTTTTGATTATTGATTTTTGCCCTTTTTTGATTATCAAATTTGCTTTTTTGAAGTTTTACGTTTACCTCTATATGAATTATCACTTTTTCTTTCTGCAAAGTACTCCGTTCTAATTCGTGTAAATGTAAGAGGTTATGAAAGAGTTCAAATAAACTTAACAAGCGGGCAGACTTCGATACATGCTCCGCAGTGAATGCAGTTTTCTTTAATTCTTACTTTCTTTTCTTTCATTTCAATCGCATTATGCTCACAGTGGCCCACGCAAACTCCACACCCCTGGCAGATTAAAGCCCTTCTTACTGAGAGCTCAACAATTCTCATAAGCTTTTTTAGCTCTTTTTCGTTCTCGCTTCTCCCATTAACATTCCCTGAAGCAAAAACCTGTGCTCTGGATTCTCTGAAAACGACTGACGCAGCCCCTTCTATGAAAGAAGCCTTTCCGACGGGTGAAAGCATTCCGCTTTCTTTCAGAGTTTCTATGTCAATTGCCTGCCCGAAGCTTCCGTCCGCAGATATTCCTCCTGCTTTGCAGGGCCTGTACCCTGTTGCGACTTCAAAATGAAGTTCTGTTGGAGCTTCTTGGGATGGAATAAGAGAAATTCCTTTTTTCTCAGCAAGGTTCTGGAGAACCCGAGGATACTGCTTGTAGCGCCATAAACCGTACTTTACCCACTCAGGAGAAAACCCCATTTTCTCGGCATAGGCAAGGAGATGGGAGTTCAGCTTTTTTGCAAGGTCTGGATGGCTTTCTTCAAGCTGAAAGAAATCTGCAAGAGAGGAAGATGGGCAGAGCCAGCATCCCATCCTGTCATATCCTTTTTCATAAGCCGGATTATAGGGAGCTTTTGTCCTGAAAAGGTAAAGCCAAACATGAAGAGCTGTCCATTCCTGTATAGGGGATGCTCCAACCTGGTTTCCCACCCAGGGATTTTTCCAGACTTTCTTGCTGATTGAACGGGCGTGGGATTCATACTGACGCTGTCCTATGAAACTAAGACATCCGCCTTCGTAGTTCTCGTCAATTAACCGGGTAATTGGCCCGAGTTTGCAAATCTTGCAGCACCAGCGAGTATCCATTGTAGGAGGGCCAAAAACACTTATCGAGTCCCAGAAAGCGTCTTCTGCGCTTGATGTCCTGAGTTTTTTCCCGTAGTGTTCTACAACCTGTTTGACGTTTTCAACGGTTTCCGGAAACTCAAGCCCGGTATCTGCAAACATAATTTCGTAATCGTCAAGACTCTCATCAACTAGCTGGAGCACAGCAAGGCTATCCTTCCCCCCGGAATAGGATACGCTTACTTTCAGTTCCATGCTTCTTGCTACATTTTTTATGAAGGCATGGGACCTTTCTATCATGCCGTCCAGAATTTTTTCGTTGGCTTTTACGGCATCTTCCCAGGTCTGTCCTCCAAGTTTTGTTTTTTGAGGCTCTGGGTCTTTGCTCCAGCGCGGTTTTACTGCATGCCCGTGGTTTTCTTCATACATTTCCTTTCCTGTCATTCGGGCTCGCCCACAGCAGATTACTTCCCCTGCGGGGTTCAGTACAACTACCTCATCTTCTTTTTTGATTTCAGGATCGGCATCGAGAACCCCGGGAGCCAGAACACTTGCTCCTTTTTCCAGGATAAAAGGTACAACTGCCTGCTCGATAACAACCCATTTTTTCAGGGCTTTTCTATCTCTGCCCTGGAAAAGCCTTCTCGCTCCTTCGAGCCTTGGAAGCAGGACCCATTCACAGCTCTCTATTTCAAATCTGAGAGACGCAAGCACTTCCCCGTCAACTATAATCTCATCCATACGGTCTTCATACGGAGCTTTATTTAGCACTACGAGGTGTCCTTCAGGTATAAGTGGCGCATTGAACTGTTTTTCCGAAACCGAGTTTATGCGTTTTATATCATAATCAAAAGCAGGACGGATATCCCCTGGAGGGGTTACCTCAACTTTTTTTGTATTTTTGCCGCATCCGCACCGTTTACCTAGCACAGGCACATTACAGGCCTCACACCAGTGCAGAAGCATTTTTCCAAGATATGCTGGTCTGGACATGTCATGCAGATTGAGAGAGGTTCACCTTTAAAAGGCTTTGGCTTTTCCTCGTTTTCCATAATCTTTTTTTGAGAATTTTCGGAATGCCAGTAACCTTTATTAACAAAATTGACCCGAATGTTTTCAGTTTAGTGTCTAAATGAATGTTTAGTTTAGTGTCTAGATACCTCTGGATTCAGTGTCTGGATAATCTGAATTATGCAAATCGGGCTTTTTGCTAAGAAGAAAATGAGTTTCTGTATCTTCAATTTTTTCAAAACCAAGTTTGTTGTAAAACTTTTGAGCCGCAAAATTAACTTTTAATACTCTGAGAGTTGTTTCTATTTTTTCTTTTTGGGCATTGGCAATAATATCTGAAAAAACTAAAGTTCCTATTCCTTTACTCTGATATTCTGGCAACACCTGGATTTCATCAATATGAATGGATGTTTCATTTCTACTGAAGGCCACGACGCCAACGTTTTTGCCTTCTACAACAATAATTTGGTGTTTTATCTCTTTGGATTCCTTGCTGAAAAAAGTTCTCTGTAAATCTTCATCCCAGGTACCCCATGTTTTTATTATATAATCTGCCATGTTAGTCTTCTTCAGATTATAAATAAAATCATGATCTTCTTGTGTTGCCATTTTTAAATTATACATTTGCTCACCCTTTAGAGTAAAGTTTATTGACAATATCAAGCAATTGTTTCAATTAACTATATCAGGAAAAAAGCGCTAATTCTAATCTTACCTCAATATAAAATAATTTACTTCTATATATACTCTCCCACATCAACCTATATATTGAAATGTACTGTTTTTCCAAATGTTTTGCTCTTTTAACAAGGCTCAATAATCCAAGGATTGGGGCATACTTTCGTATAATACATTGGCAAGTTCTTTCAATGAGACAATAATTTTAATGTTTTTGTTTTGCAAAGTTTTGTTGTTTCTATTTATCCATATGCCTTTCATTCCAATTTTTTCACATGGTATAATATCAGTTTCGATGGTGTCTCCAACATAGAAGCATTTTTCTGGTTCTTCACCATTTCTTTTACATGCAATTTCAAATATTTCCGTATGGGGTTTTGAAACATTAAATTCTCCTGCTGCTATGATATCAACAAAGTAATGAGAAATTTTCATTTTATCTAGCTTTAATTTTTGTTGCCCTAAATCGCCATTACTGATGATACCCATTTTTAATTTTGAAAGTTTTTTCAAGCATGGTATCACATCATTAAAGGGTTTCCAGCTTAATTCATAATTGCGTAAATAGTAATCAAATACTTCAAGTGCTTCTTCGCTTGCCAGGTTAATATTTCGTTCTAAATACAGTTCTTTAATTCGCTCTATTCGCTGCTCTTCAAAAGAGCATTCTTTTGCTAAATATTTTTCAAAGTGTTTTTCTGATAATTTGCACCAAATAGAATAAAATTCATTAAAATCCATACCAAAAAAATTTCGGTAATTCTGGTGAAATAATTTTACCCCAGTGAATTCTGCACTTTTATGATCCAACAGAGTACCATCTATGTCAAAGAAAACCATCATACTTTTTCCTCAAACTTAATAATATGAAATACGAAAATTTAGCAGGAATATCTTTGTATCAGTAATACAATAGGAAAGATCTGTTTTCTTCAAGTTATACTCTCTGTTTAATAATTAGTTATAAATTTCCTGATAAATAATCATTTTTCATAGGTCAAGGAATTTTTTTGCCTGAAAGCTATCGATTTTGCACCCAAATCCTGCTTTAAGTTTTGGACTATTTACATGAAATCGATACTCTGTTCCATCCTACAATGAAATTAAATATTTGGCAACTGTTGCGGGAATGGAAGAAATTTCTCTTGATTTCTCAATTAACCGAAAACGCATGTATGGTATTCTTTTAGCGATAACGTCTTGACAAAATCGGTCTGAATGTTTCAGTTTAGTGTCTAGATTCCCTGGATTCAATATCCGGATAATTCGGAATATTCAAATTGGGTTTTTTACTAAGAAGAAAATGAGTTTCTGTATCTCCAATTTTTTTAAAACCAAGTTTGTTGTAAAAATTTTGAGCTATAAAATTAACTTTTAACACTTTGAGATTTATTTCTATTTTTGTCTTTTGAGCATTGGCAATAATATCTGAAAGAATTAAAGTTCCTATTCCTTTATTCTGATATTCAGGCAATATTTGTATTTCATCAATAACAGTGGATTTTTCATTTTGACTGAAAGCAACAATGCCAACATTTTTATCATTTACAACAATAATCTGGAATTCTATAGTTTGGAAATACCTGCTGAAAAACTCTCTTTGAAAATCTTCGTTCCAATTGCCCCATGTTTTTATTACATAATCTTCTATGTTAGCCTTATTCAAGTTATAAATGAAATTATAGTCCTCTTGTGTTGCTATTTTTAAAATATATATTTGCCCACCCTTCCAATAAAATTTATTGATAATATCAAGCAATTGTTTCAGTTCATCATAGTTTCAGTTCATCATATCCGGAAAAGTGTTAATTTTTGTTTTCTTTATTACAAAATAATCTTACTTGATAATATACTCTTCCGCATCAACTTATATTTCCCGTTTCATGTCTAAACGTGTAAGTTATGCTTCTTTAAGTAATATATAATAAGGAAGATCTGTTTTCTTCAAATCATAACCTCTGTTTGACAACTCGTTAAACATTTCCTGATATATATCATATTTCACATAAGTAGAGATGAAATCATAATTATTAACTTGTGACCATAGCGACGGAGAACATCTTTCAATGTACAACCTGTTGCAATTACAGATATATCCTATTCATTGATTTTCTTGCATCTTCAAAAAGCATTCTTGTATGTTGTTTCTGTGGAAGAACATATAGGTCTATGGACTTCCACAAATGTAATCTGTTTTGTAATCTGTTTTACAGAAGAATATTATAATATTGAAAATAATAAAATTACTATTACTTAGACTGCTATTTATTAGACTGGTTTCAGAATCGGCTCATGATATAGATATATACAAATGCAGAAATAATGGATATTGGGGGAACTTCATGGTAGTCATAAAAGAAATAGATTCAGCCGGATTCGGGAAAATCCTTACAATCCTTTATGGAACAATGGGTTTAGTTTTTGGGTTTTTTACAACAATCGCTGCTTTAATGGGAATTTCTATACCAAAAAAATTCGGAATTTTTTCCTCAATTTTCGGGAAATGGGCTGTACTTAGTCTACCTATATTTTATGGAGTATCTGGATACTTTATAGGGCGTATTGCAGCTAGCTTCTATAATACTATAGTAGGCTCGAAAAAAGGGTTCAAGGTGGAGGTTTTGCGCTAAAAATATATATCTTCTATAAAAATTAAAACTCGAAACTTCATATCTCAACAGTTTGTTTTTGTTACTTTTTCTTTTTCTTAGTTTGCTTATTTAAATGAAATTACGGGATAAAACTGGTTGCCTATGCTGCTTTCATTTTCTGCTCCCAATCACATTTAAGCTTTTTATGGTAATTCACTGATTAGTTTAGCAATGGTTTAAAAAACCAAAATTAGGACAACCTTAACACCTAAGGTAATGACGAGATCGATAGTCAAAAAAGGGTGAGGTGAAAAGTACTTTCATTTCTTTGTGTCTGTCATTCGAGGCAATCATATCCGTTTATTTAGATGAATTTCTTGTTAATCTGTCCAATTCTTCCTGGTAATCTTCAATATCCTTATTTACAAGACATAATAATTCATCAAAATCCGTCTTTGTATACTTTAATAATAGTTTTGCGTTACTGTTTTCTTTGCAATCCTGTAAATGTTTATTATAAGCTTCCATAGTTGTAACTTTATAAAATAAATCAAAAGTCGACTTATTAACACGGTATGTATAAATTCCAAATTTTTTAAGCTCCGCTGATTGTACGTGATAAAGAATAGCTTGTGGGTTCTCTTTAGTATATGGATCAGGAGGGTCAAAAAGAAGTAAATATTTTTTATAATTCCCGTCATAATGAAGATTACTGCGTGCAGGACACAGTTCAGGTAAAAAGTATTGTTTATCCTGCAAAATATCTTTAACTGGCAGATAAAAATTTTCTAGTGATTTTTCAATATATTCAATTCTTTGTTTGTCTTTTGATTGCTTCAACATAGCATGGGTGTCTAACGCATAGAATGCTGTAACCACAATAAGCGAAGAGGTAAGAATTACATTTGCAGACATACCAAGTAAAGTTGCTTTTGTGTCAACATCATCAGTAACAAATAATGTCGAATTAAAAAGAGCAAGTCTATCATCCCAAAATAAAAATCCGCATATCTCCTTTGCAATTAACATTATCAGTCCAGAAAGAATTAGTATCAATATTAATTTCCACGAAATCAAACAAATTTCACTAACCCAATTTTTTACCCCCAAAATCCTGTTTTTCAGCCATCCCATCCAAGTTTTAACACAAATACGCCAATTTTTAGGATCAGCTGAGCATGTGTTACAACTATTTATTTCGCTTTTAATATTTTCTTCACTTTGGCTCATATTGTCATACATTGAGCATACATTTTAAAAAGTTGACCATTTGTTTGCAAATATGACCTAATAAGAGATTATGTATTGAGTCTATTAAATAGGGATGATATACAGAAAAATAACATCTTCTCTTCTCCTGCGTTCTCTTGAGTTCTAAAGGTACAGGGGTAAGGACTCCTAAGTCAAATCCATTCAGTGAATTTCAAAATTTATTCCTGTTCAGAAAAATTTTGACATAAGGGAAGACTCTGAAACGCAGTGTTCTGAAAAATTACACTCTTTGCAGAATTTTTCTTCTTTTCTCTCAGGCATAATTCCGTCTTTAATTTTTTTCACTTCTCTACAGATTTTGAGCACTTCCCGCCTATCCGAGCTTCGAACAGCCACCCTTCGGAGCAGGCCGAAACTTACATACTCCACGAAGGCAAAGGGAACTTCTTTTTCATTTTCGGCTTCAAGAAGCAGGACAAAAGCTGCGGCGTGTATCCGGTCAGAAGCCCATACTCCATGTTGAGGGCAGCTTCCGGGCTTTAATATTGAGGGAACCTGCACACCTTCAAAGCAAACGAGTTTTGATGGAACACCTTTGAGGTTGAGTCTTTCTGAGGACAGAAATGGCTCGGTTTTAACAGGCGTAAGTGCCGCAAGCATAGGCTCTTTCCCAAATTCTTCAAGTGCTCCCAGCAGGTTGGCTGTAATTTCGGGAAGTTTAGCTCTTGCCCGCGCTTCTCCTTCCTCATAAATCTCCTTTGTAACACCTACGAGTTCTCGCGGAAACAGGAGTGGGAGGTCTGTACATACCTTTGACAGGGAAATTTCAAGCTCTTCATGAAGGCTATCGGCGTTTAACGAACACTCCTTCACAATTTCGGGGTAATTCAGGGAGAGTTCCTTCAGGATTATTCTTTCGAGCCTGGAGGCGGTCACTTCCGAAAACAATTCAAAGCCTCGACTGACAAAGTATACTCTCCTCGGGCAGTTGGTGTATAGAAGAAGGTCTGAGACATTTATCTCCTTATTGGACGAATCGGTTGACATCATACATTAATTCTTTCGCAAGTATTATAAATTTTTTTAAGAGCATTTGCAGTACATTGATTCAGAAGTCTTGCGACAATTGCCGAATTCATATTCGTTAGATATATAAGGTAATGTTTCCTCTTAGAGTACGTGAGTCATGACATCTAATGAATCCTCAGAAAATCTGCGCAACCGTCTGGCGGAAAAAATGGCTGGAGATATAACCCTTTCGGAAAAGCCGGGAGAGTCGCTCAAAAAATGGAGATTGAATTTTGAGATATCCCAGACCGACATTGCAAGTTATCTTAAGGTTTCCCCCTCCGTTATCAGTGATTATGAAAGTGGGAGACGAAAGTCTCCAGGAACACTAATTATAAAAAAGATTGTTGAGTGCCTACTTGAAATTGATATGGATAGGGGAAGCAAAAAAATTCACGCTTACGAATCTGTACTTAATGCCGAAAGCGGTACGAAATCCATTTACTCAACATACGAGTATACGATCCCGATACAGCTTGCTAAACTGGTCAACCTTATTGAAGGAGACATTATCTACAAAGGAGTTGAAAGACCTCTTTACGGTTTCTCTGTCATTGACAGCCAGAGAGCAATCCTGGAACTTTCTTCCCATGAGTTTCAGAAGCTCTATGGTTGGAGTACCGATAGGGCCATGATCTTCACGAAGGTCAGCACCGGTAAATCCCCAATGGTAGCCATCCGGGTTACCAACCTTAAGCCTGGTGCCGTGGTACTTCACGGGCTTCGAAAAGAAGAGGTCGAACCTGTTGCAATCAAAATGGCAGAAGTCGATCGTATTCCCCTGGTTGCAACTAAAATGGATCTTGACCAGATTGTTCAGTTACTTAGAAAATACAGTCAATATTATACCAGGGAATAAAACCCTGAATTCTAATGCCCTGAAACACTCAAAAACAGGTGGAAATAATGACTATTGGAATCGTGTCTTACGGTGCTTATGTCCCCCGATACCGTATCAAAGTTGAAGAAATCGCCCGGGTATGGGGTGATGATGCAAATGCTCTTAAAAGTGGCCTGATGGTATATGAAAAATCCGTACCTGA contains these protein-coding regions:
- a CDS encoding N-acetyltransferase, encoding MYNLKMATQEDHDFIYNLKKTNMADYIIKTWGTWDEDLQRTFFSKESKEIKHQIIVVEGKNVGVVAFSRNETSIHIDEIQVLPEYQSKGIGTLVFSDIIANAQKEKIETTLRVLKVNFAAQKFYNKLGFEKIEDTETHFLLSKKPDLHNSDYPDTESRGI
- a CDS encoding Dna2/Cas4 domain-containing protein, with amino-acid sequence MMSTDSSNKEINVSDLLLYTNCPRRVYFVSRGFELFSEVTASRLERIILKELSLNYPEIVKECSLNADSLHEELEISLSKVCTDLPLLFPRELVGVTKEIYEEGEARARAKLPEITANLLGALEEFGKEPMLAALTPVKTEPFLSSERLNLKGVPSKLVCFEGVQVPSILKPGSCPQHGVWASDRIHAAAFVLLLEAENEKEVPFAFVEYVSFGLLRRVAVRSSDRREVLKICREVKKIKDGIMPERKEEKFCKECNFSEHCVSESSLMSKFF
- a CDS encoding HAD family hydrolase: MMVFFDIDGTLLDHKSAEFTGVKLFHQNYRNFFGMDFNEFYSIWCKLSEKHFEKYLAKECSFEEQRIERIKELYLERNINLASEEALEVFDYYLRNYELSWKPFNDVIPCLKKLSKLKMGIISNGDLGQQKLKLDKMKISHYFVDIIAAGEFNVSKPHTEIFEIACKRNGEEPEKCFYVGDTIETDIIPCEKIGMKGIWINRNNKTLQNKNIKIIVSLKELANVLYESMPQSLDY
- a CDS encoding helix-turn-helix domain-containing protein; this translates as MTSNESSENLRNRLAEKMAGDITLSEKPGESLKKWRLNFEISQTDIASYLKVSPSVISDYESGRRKSPGTLIIKKIVECLLEIDMDRGSKKIHAYESVLNAESGTKSIYSTYEYTIPIQLAKLVNLIEGDIIYKGVERPLYGFSVIDSQRAILELSSHEFQKLYGWSTDRAMIFTKVSTGKSPMVAIRVTNLKPGAVVLHGLRKEEVEPVAIKMAEVDRIPLVATKMDLDQIVQLLRKYSQYYTRE
- a CDS encoding phosphoadenosine phosphosulfate reductase family protein, producing MSRPAYLGKMLLHWCEACNVPVLGKRCGCGKNTKKVEVTPPGDIRPAFDYDIKRINSVSEKQFNAPLIPEGHLVVLNKAPYEDRMDEIIVDGEVLASLRFEIESCEWVLLPRLEGARRLFQGRDRKALKKWVVIEQAVVPFILEKGASVLAPGVLDADPEIKKEDEVVVLNPAGEVICCGRARMTGKEMYEENHGHAVKPRWSKDPEPQKTKLGGQTWEDAVKANEKILDGMIERSHAFIKNVARSMELKVSVSYSGGKDSLAVLQLVDESLDDYEIMFADTGLEFPETVENVKQVVEHYGKKLRTSSAEDAFWDSISVFGPPTMDTRWCCKICKLGPITRLIDENYEGGCLSFIGQRQYESHARSISKKVWKNPWVGNQVGASPIQEWTALHVWLYLFRTKAPYNPAYEKGYDRMGCWLCPSSSLADFFQLEESHPDLAKKLNSHLLAYAEKMGFSPEWVKYGLWRYKQYPRVLQNLAEKKGISLIPSQEAPTELHFEVATGYRPCKAGGISADGSFGQAIDIETLKESGMLSPVGKASFIEGAASVVFRESRAQVFASGNVNGRSENEKELKKLMRIVELSVRRALICQGCGVCVGHCEHNAIEMKEKKVRIKENCIHCGACIEVCPLVKFI
- the dinB gene encoding DNA polymerase IV yields the protein MQRIILHVDMDSFYAAIEERENPELQGKAVVVCMLSGRSELSGAVSTCNYTARESGIKAGMSCSKAKKLNPEAVFLPVRKDFYTSVSDRVMEILRSYADAREIGEAFEQISIDEAFLEITEKTGGDFNLAFEIGTQIKNEVKDKEKLTCSVGVGPNKLIAKMASSVQKPDGITVISPDKFESFLWPLKVSKLWGIGNVTAGKLQEMGIVTIKDLAEHDVIDLISTFGKTRGVWLKQAASGIDDSPLKEKDGSEQIGRIATLPEDTLDVNLISQLLDRLAGDVISKLDSRELSFRTVTITVINSKFRMYTKSRTLNHPAYSKETLLEVTREILNEFLSESRTEFRRVGVRVGELQKRMGQKSLFDY
- a CDS encoding GNAT family N-acetyltransferase, whose translation is MLDIINKFYWKGGQIYILKIATQEDYNFIYNLNKANIEDYVIKTWGNWNEDFQREFFSRYFQTIEFQIIVVNDKNVGIVAFSQNEKSTVIDEIQILPEYQNKGIGTLILSDIIANAQKTKIEINLKVLKVNFIAQNFYNKLGFKKIGDTETHFLLSKKPNLNIPNYPDIESRESRH